The nucleotide sequence GGTAGTAATTTTAAACTGTTAACCAATATATTATTCATGATCGAATCTCTTACAGAGGCTTATTCCTTTATTTTTGAAAAAGAATTAATAGAAGAAATGGCGGAAGTTGGCCATCTAAAATCTATAAAAGAAGGAGAGAAAATAATTGAAATTGGCGATTTTGTTACCCATATGCCTTTACTTATTAGTGGGGCTATTAAGATCTTAAGAGAAGATAAGGATGGCGATGAATTGTTGCTTTATTTTCTGGAAAGAGGGGATACTTGCGCTATGACGCTTTCATGCTGTTTAGGCGAAACAAAAAGTGAAATTCGTGCGGTTTCTGAGAAGCCTACAGAAATTATAATGATCCCTATAGAAAAGATGGAGGAGTGGATAGCAAAATATAAAACCTGGAGACATTTTGTTTTTGAAAGTTATCATTCTCGCCTTACCGAAATGTTGGATACTATAGATACTATTGCTTTTCTAAATATGGATGAACGGCTAATGAGGTATCTTCAAGATAAAGCAAAGATCAATCAAAATGAATTACTTCAGGTAACCCACCAAGATATAGCTTATGATCTTCATACTTCAAGAGTTGTAATTTCTAGATTGCTTAAAAAATTAAAATTAGAAGGTAAAATTGAGCTTCAAAGAAACAGTATTAAAGTGCTGTCTTTATAATTTTCATATGTAACTATTGTTACTGTGCGCGCCGTGCTAAGTCTCTACTTTTGTATAGAATTAAAAATTGGTAAATGGAATTGATAGATATTTTAGGTTACGTTGGAGCGTTTTTGATAGGTGGAGTTTTAGGTTTGATAGGTGGAGGAGGTTCCATCTTAACAGTTCCAATTTTAGTATATTTATTAGCGATCAACCCGGTTACCGCTACGGCATATTCCTTATTTGTAGTTGGATCTGCTTCTTTAGTTGGAGCTGGAAGAAATCTGCAAAAAGGCTTAGTTGAATTTAAAACAGCTATCTCCTTTGCCATTCCTGCTTTTATAGCTGTTTTTAGTACCAGAAAATTCTTAGTTCCTGCAATTCCTTCAGAAATTTTTACAATTGGCGGTTACATTCTTACTAAGAATATTGCGATCATGTTGTTTTTTGCCATTTTAATGTTGGCAGCCTCTTTTTCTATGATTGTTGATAGAAAGACACTTCTCGCAAATAAAGATGAAAATGCTAAGGCAAACTATAAGGCATTGATTCCTTTAGGCTTTATTACAGGAATTATTACCGGACTTGTGGGTGCAGGAGGTGGATTTATCATCATTCCTATACTCGTAATCTTGGCAAAACTACCAATGAAAAAGGCAGTGGGAACTTCGCTATTTATTATTGCTATCAATTCTCTTATAGGCTTTTTAGGAGATCTTGGAAATGTAGATATAGATTGGATCTTCTTACTTCTTTTCACCGGAATAGCAATTGTTGGAATTTTTGTAGGTATATATCTTGCCAATTTTATAGATGGGAAAAAATTGAAAAAGGCTTTTGGATGGTTTGTATTAATCATGGGCTTTTATATTATCTATAAAGAAATCTCTTAATTTTAAAGATAGGATGATAACTGAAAAAGATTGGATGTATGTTTTACTTCAATTTATCCTGTTTGGTGTTTACTTAATAGAAATTGATCTTATTACTATAAGTATGCCCGAATGGTTTAAATTGGGGGTATTGACTTTTTCAGTCTTAGGAATTATAATAATAGTACTAAGCTTTTATCAATTGGGAAGCAACTTATCCCCATTTCCTTCTCCTGTTAAGAATGCAGATTTAATAACAACCGGAATATTTAAATATTTAAGACACCCTATCTATACTGGAATATTATTAATCTTGTTCTCTGTCGCTATTTATAATACTTCGGAATATAAACTAATTATAAGTATACTTCTTTTAATTTTATTTCAGTTTAAATCAAAATATGAAGAATCTAGGTTGATTGCCAATTTTGAGAACTATAAAGATTATATGAAAGACACGGGTAAATTCATTCCTAAATTATAAAACATCTTTATAAAAATATATAACGAATTCGGCTAAAATTTAGAATTAAAAAAAAACGATGCAAAATAGAGCTACTCACTGGGAAAATATTTATCAAACAAAAGATATAAGT is from Gillisia sp. Hel1_33_143 and encodes:
- a CDS encoding Crp/Fnr family transcriptional regulator; translated protein: MIESLTEAYSFIFEKELIEEMAEVGHLKSIKEGEKIIEIGDFVTHMPLLISGAIKILREDKDGDELLLYFLERGDTCAMTLSCCLGETKSEIRAVSEKPTEIIMIPIEKMEEWIAKYKTWRHFVFESYHSRLTEMLDTIDTIAFLNMDERLMRYLQDKAKINQNELLQVTHQDIAYDLHTSRVVISRLLKKLKLEGKIELQRNSIKVLSL
- a CDS encoding sulfite exporter TauE/SafE family protein, with protein sequence MELIDILGYVGAFLIGGVLGLIGGGGSILTVPILVYLLAINPVTATAYSLFVVGSASLVGAGRNLQKGLVEFKTAISFAIPAFIAVFSTRKFLVPAIPSEIFTIGGYILTKNIAIMLFFAILMLAASFSMIVDRKTLLANKDENAKANYKALIPLGFITGIITGLVGAGGGFIIIPILVILAKLPMKKAVGTSLFIIAINSLIGFLGDLGNVDIDWIFLLLFTGIAIVGIFVGIYLANFIDGKKLKKAFGWFVLIMGFYIIYKEIS
- a CDS encoding methyltransferase family protein, which codes for MITEKDWMYVLLQFILFGVYLIEIDLITISMPEWFKLGVLTFSVLGIIIIVLSFYQLGSNLSPFPSPVKNADLITTGIFKYLRHPIYTGILLILFSVAIYNTSEYKLIISILLLILFQFKSKYEESRLIANFENYKDYMKDTGKFIPKL